The following are from one region of the Streptomyces tuirus genome:
- a CDS encoding AAA family ATPase encodes MVLMQRRIAILSSAAAERPERIVDGGPGAELGSWLSEAALESGDLALAQLLDWSSKAWEGRGRTDLFRTVQALPAPLTHQLAETVDGTSSGTLLNSLGSGLLRKQAEKLRDLTQSLAGTDRAVTQGLFVQPVANLLSDVADGRLNDYGLLSHSPEDLVAGVVRFQQDQQSFRHRQLVKATTEVVAQVERLLELADAFPWEAPRIPRPEDLFRTGLDATLASVLTAALDQSEIDSPRTDDGASLLPFLAQRVLEEADPLARPRVALVVRHSGIPRHVLNEALAPLEGLREQARALASPGEGPGSEDLLPLRSLVMEALARGDLEDAEQGIDMLAEAREEMDLARRLETCRETLSDQTEEDLDLRTAERYLKDRDLRAAARYLNAVEQRLGRSAPRERGPAAGQAGGPAGTPPPPLEDSVPSGTTSAYHETVAGSTLDTRLRASDTVVDDPSEALRTRILASRRFDATPAIVAEAQQALHQLAQSGDDEAVHRTARQLLQVDPRAAAELLERSELRFAAALRPMTWHLLEQALQSCGEYTRAEKVFHLGHPPLPPEHLSLYAAKAGILPLEPRLGKVPRSFAERPAMAELIDAVALHDAPRAARAYAEARAAGFTSALGPAVGWHVLAGRSTEGLDVYRRYGRRQYLNASAAWNIACAYAAVGLVGHAVESLKVMYRILPGKMSREQLDSVTSFCAQHGVQSPLAAAAPQPTVQHSAGGSQTSESLAKHLYESGRTEDAARLLEQVLGENASSPGAFLMLRICRESGDLARARAVITRIGETPGALVWRHYVELARTALDPRCLDTVVARNVLNQARALGAPDTWTGPLEQRLRAMTDSGSSSPAAGSGVVTTGTGDPKTAHGETLVFRTLEDRLRAGGLLDALWEARATSGQGGITISDIVSGLRNTQTPIPNGLPFAVLLEDVEGTGDDYLVREVSYWLLDGGRAGEAAELLQRCVSWTPPEKLPRMLLLRDRAAREAGMPNELLPKRPPRMREAGARQPAARRELKPRTATISGPVATEPGIRLAQQPPPGSTLDYIADAWAAAVRDHPVALANALGYLVLAGRPEDALHLHDQWADTLWLTAGAAWNLGCAYAATGQLHAAATTFEYCLRVLPRQPSPDQQAALDDFFTEIGRKVPEQTGLVSVRRRTIAQPDDARGSASSRPASSSPSVQHRSLAEAEVEAARLIAQCRSAPSVSAFRNAADAVRKAMRLGDVQEAGRYVPIMRELFSLTPDAATAAGLAMVLEAAQRPGPAWELLTEWIERTQANFELLAPAVRVARVLGRAQELRALLEPYHSNDAHFEFHLSLAKLSQQLGAREDLGRYAELALMSNPTCAEAAILRKAAGPLPSPGRAADRVVRDIVDQGLDRRQTVRRLKKEYKSTLDDLRVRALARFQPPTSPTALRNQLPGWAKEEAQDLLEAAANEEWELASDHALELVARKPRYARVSTVAAVCLINAERDEEARTVASLIGSRQDRQEVLVYLACARREYAEAVRLLSVSPVWYSDQDQLLAHAGLLTDREMADMPVAAVELLLLHARLDPRRSSTPAALAAVLADEAGERSLVAQALDLLRQPTPPPGDVLVDTALAAGTPEALNSGVQPLTEAQLQRVYEFLEDDPVRLHRFLSGKVRRSQGRAAQKEVTTRALLLGTACARRGQYRTAVAAFERALKSGAPHHTVCSRLAGAFEEAGLPDPHAYADQILAGRVAEAAAEPSEKLASLVSATKELLRSPKLGDHLKEVGDALAECAVGGLDAAVSRSLARCWQQQWQQFQARPTSRASAETLEDHTVETESRIRTGEALIPDLSEPLGVHAKATQDALRAVWDDYGRDQLLSGATSSEGSVTLRRSTATRLSNGPVELQLVVRAGRDLRDTKVTVLGHERSLGELKASNTVGCFLAVPASDRELTVELSGTPANGDETETALFTVQVKQLVRQEAVVSKFRPGEPAVPGMFVGRTSELERLRTVYADAHRHSVPSLVMMGSRRAGKTSIIHELMRMHSGAGGELLTPAEWRIPRALTVLVDGQETNPGSAPMLQQIANSVLDRIEDVYGRDLSGVELPGDNSVNFRRWWRRLRREVWPNEEIALLIVVDEFQELLNRYPNAQAKANDMGVLRALKLDGTLALLFSGSCTTEQLRQSLEGTLSQQDFSQPMRIGPLDRQATLQIVHQGFDNTVQVLASAAELVYDKTRGHPQHVHMMGKRLAELLEQLNRTVIDQQLVDEAGEWVRRQRQAVLDIADPYASGARIPDLFFKIDSELDTDPDELQVRRALTEEERRQLDDYLDYGLLVLEGNCLSWANGIVQGWLKEQSGPPEEDPDGMHPHERELRTAGYQVQDRISPSDKRSCVVVHRDDPSTKYIAKYYPEADRNVLREITRVLGGDAYEQMQGVPPRWEVRGSWLVYERVNGFSLGDHLVSTPSIDPVKAARWVLMACWTLQNVWENQRMSHGDIRPANLILSGDAQNDNREVFVVGWGYGCVSAGPEPRPLLTPQGSRYYRSAMGDGDIRGPEHDARALVAVLYELVHPEHQLPLKPDNSVDAEALVRDDLPGVPPAMQWLLKDALHPHSARRYRSPSDLAEALINALPAELGPREAPPGPSEVHLNEHAYKAMPVFPSPSPPPVINYVTASARSIQEDSMTDSSIKIERSTLQGNAIGHKSKAKVTNTSSVGPDATAEKQDLGKLVAELRAEIERIHDQMDGGDANDVVTTLERLEGEVQNEQPNPGRVARLAGFLRDTLETVAGAATAFTAATQIVEAVSG; translated from the coding sequence GTGGTGCTGATGCAGCGCCGGATCGCCATCCTTTCGTCAGCCGCCGCCGAACGGCCGGAAAGGATCGTCGACGGAGGTCCGGGTGCGGAGCTCGGGTCGTGGCTGTCGGAAGCGGCACTCGAGTCCGGCGACCTGGCGCTGGCACAGCTTCTGGACTGGTCGTCGAAAGCGTGGGAGGGGCGCGGCCGTACTGATCTGTTCCGTACGGTCCAGGCTCTCCCGGCGCCTTTGACACACCAGTTAGCGGAGACGGTTGACGGCACGTCGTCCGGGACCCTGCTGAACTCCCTCGGTTCCGGCCTGCTGAGGAAGCAGGCCGAGAAGCTGCGCGATCTCACCCAGAGTTTGGCGGGGACCGACCGCGCCGTCACCCAAGGCCTGTTCGTCCAGCCAGTTGCCAACTTGCTCAGCGACGTGGCCGACGGTCGGCTTAACGACTACGGGCTGTTGTCCCACAGCCCGGAGGATTTGGTCGCCGGGGTCGTACGTTTCCAGCAGGACCAGCAGTCCTTCCGCCACCGGCAGTTGGTGAAGGCCACGACCGAGGTGGTCGCGCAGGTTGAGCGGTTGCTCGAACTAGCGGACGCCTTTCCCTGGGAAGCGCCGCGGATTCCCCGCCCGGAGGATCTGTTCAGAACCGGCCTCGACGCGACGCTCGCGTCCGTGCTCACGGCAGCGCTGGACCAGTCCGAAATCGACTCGCCGCGTACGGACGACGGAGCTTCCCTCCTGCCGTTTCTGGCGCAGCGGGTCCTCGAGGAGGCCGATCCGCTCGCCCGCCCCCGGGTCGCCCTGGTGGTCCGGCATTCCGGCATCCCTCGTCATGTGTTGAACGAGGCGTTGGCGCCTCTGGAAGGACTCCGGGAACAGGCGCGGGCTCTGGCGTCACCCGGCGAAGGACCGGGTTCCGAGGATCTGCTCCCCCTGCGCTCTCTCGTCATGGAGGCACTGGCACGCGGGGATCTGGAGGACGCCGAGCAGGGGATCGACATGCTCGCCGAGGCCCGGGAGGAGATGGATCTCGCCCGCCGACTCGAGACATGCCGTGAAACGCTGAGCGATCAGACCGAAGAAGACCTTGATCTGCGAACCGCCGAAAGATACCTCAAAGACAGGGACTTGCGTGCGGCCGCGCGCTATCTGAACGCCGTTGAGCAGCGCCTCGGCCGGTCGGCGCCCCGGGAGAGGGGGCCGGCCGCGGGCCAGGCCGGCGGACCTGCCGGAACACCGCCGCCACCCCTTGAGGATTCTGTTCCGTCGGGGACGACGTCCGCGTACCACGAAACCGTTGCGGGAAGCACTCTCGACACCCGTCTGCGGGCCTCCGACACGGTCGTCGACGATCCGAGCGAGGCCCTGAGGACGCGGATCCTGGCCAGCAGGCGGTTCGACGCCACCCCGGCGATAGTGGCCGAGGCTCAGCAGGCCCTGCACCAACTCGCGCAGTCCGGCGACGACGAGGCGGTGCACCGCACTGCTCGGCAGCTGCTGCAGGTCGACCCCCGGGCAGCCGCCGAACTGCTGGAACGCTCCGAGCTGCGGTTCGCGGCCGCGCTGCGCCCGATGACCTGGCATCTGCTGGAACAGGCGCTCCAGTCCTGCGGCGAGTACACCCGGGCCGAGAAGGTGTTCCACCTCGGCCATCCGCCTCTGCCGCCCGAGCACCTGTCCTTGTACGCCGCCAAGGCCGGGATCCTCCCTCTGGAACCACGACTGGGCAAGGTACCCCGTTCATTCGCCGAAAGACCCGCCATGGCGGAACTGATCGACGCCGTCGCCCTTCACGATGCGCCGCGGGCGGCCCGTGCCTACGCCGAGGCCCGGGCGGCGGGATTCACGTCGGCCCTGGGGCCGGCCGTGGGATGGCATGTGCTGGCCGGACGCTCGACTGAAGGACTTGACGTCTACCGCCGTTACGGGCGCCGCCAGTACCTCAACGCGTCCGCGGCCTGGAACATCGCCTGCGCGTACGCGGCGGTCGGTCTAGTGGGCCACGCCGTGGAGTCCCTCAAGGTCATGTACCGGATCCTGCCCGGGAAAATGTCGCGCGAGCAGCTGGACTCCGTGACCTCGTTCTGTGCCCAGCACGGCGTCCAGTCGCCGTTGGCGGCTGCCGCTCCGCAGCCGACCGTCCAGCACTCGGCCGGCGGCAGCCAGACCAGCGAGTCGCTGGCCAAGCATCTGTACGAGTCGGGGCGGACGGAGGACGCGGCCCGTCTGCTGGAACAGGTGCTCGGCGAGAACGCTTCGTCGCCAGGGGCCTTTCTCATGCTGCGCATCTGCCGGGAGTCGGGTGACCTGGCGCGCGCGCGGGCGGTGATCACCCGGATCGGCGAGACGCCGGGCGCGCTCGTCTGGCGGCATTACGTCGAGCTGGCCCGTACGGCGCTCGATCCGCGGTGCCTCGACACCGTCGTCGCACGAAATGTGCTGAACCAGGCGCGTGCCCTGGGAGCGCCGGACACATGGACCGGCCCTCTGGAGCAGCGCCTCCGCGCGATGACCGACTCGGGTAGTTCGTCGCCCGCTGCTGGGTCAGGGGTCGTGACAACGGGGACCGGTGACCCGAAAACCGCTCATGGGGAAACCCTCGTCTTCCGGACCCTGGAGGACAGGCTCCGCGCCGGCGGTCTGCTCGACGCACTGTGGGAGGCCCGTGCCACGTCCGGACAGGGAGGTATCACGATCTCCGACATCGTGTCGGGGCTCCGCAACACTCAGACACCGATTCCGAACGGACTGCCCTTTGCGGTTCTCCTCGAGGACGTGGAGGGGACAGGCGACGACTATCTGGTACGTGAGGTCTCCTACTGGCTGCTTGACGGCGGCAGGGCGGGGGAAGCGGCCGAACTCCTGCAGAGGTGCGTGTCATGGACGCCACCGGAAAAGCTTCCCCGGATGCTGCTGCTCCGTGACCGGGCGGCGCGTGAAGCCGGGATGCCGAACGAGCTGCTGCCCAAGAGGCCACCGCGCATGCGCGAAGCGGGAGCGCGACAGCCGGCCGCCCGGCGAGAACTGAAGCCCAGGACCGCGACCATCAGCGGCCCGGTGGCCACCGAGCCCGGTATTCGTCTGGCCCAGCAGCCACCGCCCGGATCAACCCTCGACTACATCGCCGACGCGTGGGCGGCTGCAGTCCGTGATCATCCGGTCGCCCTCGCGAACGCGCTGGGCTACCTGGTCCTGGCCGGACGCCCGGAAGACGCTTTGCACCTGCACGACCAGTGGGCCGACACCCTGTGGCTCACGGCGGGAGCGGCCTGGAACCTGGGATGCGCCTATGCGGCCACAGGCCAGCTCCACGCCGCTGCCACGACCTTCGAATACTGTCTGCGCGTGCTGCCCCGTCAGCCGTCGCCGGACCAGCAGGCCGCCCTCGACGACTTCTTCACGGAGATCGGCCGTAAGGTACCCGAGCAGACGGGACTGGTTTCTGTCCGACGGCGCACCATCGCGCAGCCGGACGATGCGCGGGGCAGCGCCTCCTCACGTCCGGCCTCGTCGTCCCCTTCCGTCCAGCACCGGTCTCTCGCCGAGGCGGAGGTCGAGGCGGCCCGTCTGATCGCGCAATGCCGCAGCGCCCCCAGTGTCAGCGCCTTCCGCAACGCGGCCGACGCGGTGCGGAAGGCGATGCGCCTGGGTGACGTCCAGGAGGCCGGGCGTTATGTGCCGATCATGCGGGAACTGTTCTCCCTCACGCCGGACGCCGCCACGGCAGCCGGCCTGGCGATGGTCCTGGAGGCGGCGCAGCGTCCGGGCCCCGCCTGGGAACTCTTGACGGAATGGATCGAGAGGACCCAGGCGAACTTCGAGCTGCTCGCCCCGGCGGTCCGCGTGGCGAGGGTGCTCGGGCGTGCACAGGAGCTGCGTGCCCTCTTGGAGCCCTACCACTCCAACGACGCTCACTTCGAGTTCCATCTCTCCCTGGCGAAGCTCTCCCAGCAGTTGGGAGCCCGGGAGGACCTGGGCCGCTATGCCGAACTGGCCCTGATGAGCAACCCGACCTGTGCCGAGGCCGCGATCCTGCGCAAAGCAGCCGGTCCTCTCCCTTCACCGGGCCGGGCCGCTGACCGGGTAGTGCGGGACATCGTCGACCAGGGTCTGGACCGGCGGCAGACCGTGCGCAGGCTGAAGAAGGAGTACAAATCCACCCTGGACGACCTCCGGGTACGGGCGCTGGCACGGTTCCAGCCCCCGACGAGCCCGACGGCCCTGAGGAACCAGCTTCCCGGCTGGGCGAAGGAGGAAGCGCAGGATCTGCTGGAAGCGGCCGCGAACGAGGAATGGGAGCTCGCCTCGGATCACGCCCTGGAGCTCGTCGCCAGGAAGCCCCGCTACGCACGCGTCTCAACGGTGGCCGCGGTCTGCCTGATCAACGCGGAGCGGGACGAGGAGGCCCGTACGGTCGCGTCGCTGATCGGTTCCCGTCAGGACCGACAGGAAGTCCTCGTGTACCTCGCCTGCGCCCGTCGTGAATACGCCGAGGCGGTGAGGCTGCTCTCCGTCTCACCTGTCTGGTACTCCGACCAGGACCAGCTGCTGGCCCATGCCGGACTGCTCACCGACCGCGAGATGGCTGACATGCCCGTCGCCGCGGTGGAACTGCTCCTGCTGCACGCACGGCTGGACCCCCGGCGCAGTTCCACACCGGCCGCGCTGGCGGCCGTCCTCGCGGACGAGGCGGGGGAAAGGTCCCTGGTGGCCCAGGCGCTGGACCTACTGCGCCAGCCGACCCCACCACCCGGTGACGTCCTGGTCGACACCGCGCTCGCGGCCGGCACACCCGAGGCCCTGAACAGCGGCGTCCAGCCTTTGACCGAGGCGCAGTTGCAGCGTGTGTACGAGTTCCTCGAGGACGATCCCGTCCGCCTGCACAGGTTCCTGAGCGGCAAGGTGCGGCGCTCGCAGGGCAGAGCGGCACAGAAGGAAGTAACGACGCGGGCCTTGCTGCTCGGGACGGCCTGTGCCCGCCGAGGACAGTACCGGACCGCAGTCGCCGCCTTCGAGCGAGCGCTGAAGAGCGGAGCGCCTCACCACACGGTCTGCTCCCGGCTGGCCGGCGCCTTCGAAGAGGCGGGGCTGCCGGACCCGCACGCCTACGCCGACCAGATTCTGGCCGGGCGGGTCGCCGAAGCGGCGGCAGAGCCGTCCGAGAAGCTCGCGTCTCTGGTGTCCGCGACGAAGGAGCTGCTGAGGAGTCCGAAGCTCGGAGACCACCTCAAGGAAGTCGGCGACGCGCTGGCCGAGTGCGCGGTAGGCGGCCTCGACGCGGCGGTGAGCCGAAGCCTCGCCAGGTGCTGGCAGCAGCAGTGGCAGCAGTTCCAGGCTCGGCCGACGAGCAGAGCGTCGGCGGAGACGCTCGAAGACCACACAGTCGAGACCGAGAGCCGGATTCGCACGGGAGAGGCGCTGATCCCGGATCTCTCCGAGCCGCTCGGCGTCCACGCCAAGGCCACGCAGGACGCGCTGCGCGCGGTGTGGGACGACTACGGCCGCGATCAACTGCTGTCGGGTGCGACGTCGTCCGAAGGCTCCGTCACCCTGCGGCGATCTACCGCGACACGGCTCAGCAACGGGCCGGTCGAGCTCCAACTCGTCGTGCGCGCAGGCCGGGATCTGCGTGACACCAAGGTCACGGTGCTCGGCCACGAGAGGTCTCTGGGGGAGCTGAAGGCGTCGAACACCGTCGGGTGTTTCCTCGCGGTCCCCGCCTCCGACCGCGAACTCACCGTCGAGCTCTCCGGGACGCCGGCCAACGGGGACGAGACGGAAACGGCACTGTTCACCGTGCAGGTGAAGCAGCTCGTGCGTCAGGAAGCAGTCGTGTCCAAGTTCCGGCCGGGCGAACCGGCAGTGCCGGGCATGTTCGTCGGACGCACGAGCGAGCTTGAACGTCTGCGCACCGTGTACGCGGATGCTCACCGGCACTCGGTGCCGTCACTCGTCATGATGGGCTCTCGGCGAGCCGGCAAGACATCGATCATCCATGAACTGATGCGCATGCACAGCGGGGCAGGCGGCGAGCTGCTGACGCCGGCGGAATGGCGCATTCCCCGTGCCCTCACCGTTCTGGTCGACGGACAGGAGACGAATCCGGGGTCGGCCCCGATGCTTCAGCAGATCGCCAACTCGGTCTTGGACCGGATCGAGGACGTGTACGGCCGCGACCTCAGCGGCGTGGAGCTTCCCGGGGACAACAGTGTGAACTTCCGCCGCTGGTGGCGGCGCCTGCGCCGCGAGGTGTGGCCGAACGAGGAGATCGCTCTGCTGATCGTCGTCGACGAGTTCCAGGAACTGCTGAACCGCTATCCGAACGCTCAGGCCAAGGCGAACGACATGGGCGTTCTGCGCGCGCTGAAACTCGACGGAACTCTGGCTCTGCTCTTCAGCGGCTCCTGCACCACCGAACAGTTGCGCCAGTCCCTCGAAGGCACGCTGTCGCAGCAGGACTTCTCCCAGCCCATGCGCATCGGTCCATTGGACCGTCAGGCGACCCTGCAGATCGTTCACCAGGGCTTCGACAACACCGTCCAAGTGCTCGCCTCTGCTGCCGAGCTCGTCTATGACAAGACACGGGGGCATCCTCAGCACGTCCACATGATGGGCAAGAGGCTCGCCGAGCTGCTTGAGCAGCTGAATCGTACGGTCATCGACCAACAGCTCGTGGACGAGGCCGGCGAGTGGGTCAGGAGGCAGCGTCAAGCCGTGCTGGACATCGCGGACCCCTACGCGAGCGGCGCCCGGATCCCGGACCTGTTCTTCAAGATCGACAGCGAACTGGACACCGATCCGGACGAACTGCAGGTGCGCCGTGCTCTCACCGAGGAGGAACGGCGGCAGTTGGACGACTACCTGGACTACGGATTGCTGGTCCTCGAGGGCAACTGCCTTTCCTGGGCGAATGGAATCGTGCAGGGATGGCTCAAGGAGCAGAGCGGCCCTCCGGAGGAAGACCCGGACGGGATGCACCCGCATGAGCGAGAGCTGCGCACTGCCGGCTACCAGGTGCAGGATCGCATCTCTCCGTCCGACAAGCGGTCCTGCGTGGTCGTGCACCGGGACGATCCGTCGACCAAGTACATCGCCAAGTACTACCCCGAAGCGGATCGCAACGTGCTTCGCGAGATCACGAGGGTGCTCGGTGGCGACGCATACGAACAGATGCAGGGAGTTCCTCCACGCTGGGAAGTCCGGGGAAGCTGGCTCGTCTACGAGCGGGTCAACGGATTCTCACTGGGCGATCACCTTGTATCGACCCCGTCCATCGATCCGGTGAAAGCCGCCCGTTGGGTGCTGATGGCATGCTGGACACTCCAGAATGTGTGGGAGAACCAGCGCATGTCGCACGGGGACATCCGCCCCGCCAACCTGATCCTGTCCGGCGACGCGCAGAACGACAATCGAGAGGTGTTCGTGGTCGGCTGGGGGTACGGGTGCGTGAGTGCGGGACCCGAGCCCCGCCCGCTGCTGACCCCGCAAGGTTCGCGCTACTACCGATCGGCGATGGGCGACGGCGACATCCGAGGGCCCGAGCACGACGCCCGTGCGCTGGTGGCCGTACTGTACGAACTGGTCCATCCCGAACACCAGTTGCCGCTGAAGCCGGACAATTCTGTGGACGCGGAGGCGCTGGTCCGCGACGACCTACCGGGGGTTCCGCCGGCCATGCAGTGGCTGTTGAAGGATGCCCTGCACCCGCATTCAGCCCGTCGGTACCGATCCCCGTCAGATCTCGCAGAAGCACTGATCAACGCGCTTCCGGCCGAACTCGGTCCGCGGGAGGCGCCTCCAGGCCCGAGCGAGGTTCATCTGAACGAACACGCCTACAAGGCAATGCCGGTCTTTCCCTCACCATCCCCGCCACCGGTCATCAACTACGTCACCGCCTCAGCCCGTTCCATCCAGGAGGACTCCATGACTGACAGCAGCATCAAGATCGAGCGTTCCACCCTGCAAGGAAATGCGATCGGCCACAAGAGCAAGGCCAAAGTC
- a CDS encoding SDR family NAD(P)-dependent oxidoreductase: MTDGRVVVVTGGGSGIGEATARLLREGGHHVVVSGRRSEPLRRLEREIGVLAHPSDVRDPEAADGLVQAALDAYGRLDGLVLNAGIGRGGTVGDLSLEDWDEVMRTNVTGPLLLLRAAIPHLLEARGAVVAVASVSALRNGASNAPYATSKAALLQLSRSVAVDYGRQGVRANIVCPSWVRSEMADRRMARFAAEADLRGEGVDGAYEEVTGLLPLGRPGEPREIAETIGWLLSPAASYVNGAVLTVDGGATALDPGTLAFDFRVAPRHDEAPGTPR, translated from the coding sequence GTGACTGACGGACGAGTTGTTGTCGTGACCGGTGGAGGCTCGGGCATCGGGGAGGCCACCGCTCGGCTGTTGCGCGAAGGAGGTCACCATGTGGTCGTCTCGGGCCGGCGGAGCGAGCCGTTGCGACGTCTCGAACGGGAGATCGGGGTGCTTGCGCACCCCTCCGATGTGAGGGACCCGGAGGCTGCCGACGGTCTTGTCCAGGCGGCCCTGGACGCGTACGGACGGCTCGACGGACTCGTGCTCAACGCGGGCATCGGGCGCGGTGGGACCGTGGGCGACCTGTCGTTGGAGGACTGGGACGAGGTGATGCGCACCAACGTCACCGGTCCGCTGCTGCTTCTGCGCGCTGCGATCCCGCACCTGCTGGAGGCGAGAGGGGCGGTGGTCGCCGTCGCTTCGGTGTCCGCCTTGCGCAACGGCGCGAGCAACGCCCCGTACGCCACGTCCAAGGCGGCCCTGCTTCAACTCTCCCGTTCCGTCGCCGTCGACTACGGGCGTCAGGGGGTGCGGGCCAACATCGTGTGCCCGAGCTGGGTGAGAAGCGAGATGGCCGACCGCCGCATGGCGCGCTTCGCGGCCGAGGCGGATCTGCGGGGTGAGGGCGTGGACGGCGCTTATGAGGAGGTGACCGGACTTCTTCCCCTGGGGCGTCCGGGTGAGCCTCGTGAGATCGCGGAGACCATCGGCTGGCTGCTGTCCCCGGCGGCGTCCTATGTGAACGGAGCCGTGCTCACCGTCGACGGCGGGGCGACCGCCCTGGATCCCGGGACGCTGGCGTTCGACTTCCGTGTCGCGCCCCGCCACGACGAGGCGCCTGGCACTCCTCGGTAG